In Arsenicicoccus sp. oral taxon 190, the following are encoded in one genomic region:
- a CDS encoding carbohydrate kinase family protein, whose product MSDRLLVVGEALVDIVHRVDGSVDEHPGGSPANVAIGLARLGHPVEFATQFGRDEHGVMVRAHLEQERLLRLTDGSAEAESTSTALARLDAGGAASYEFELLWDVARALDEAPVGHLHTGSIAATLEPGGSAVVEAALRARDTGTVSYDPNARPTIMGSPEDVRQRIEQLVGLSDVVKASDEDIAWLYAGAQPEEVMDLWGRLGPELVVVTRGGGGALALVPRTGERLVAEATRVVVVDTVGAGDAFMSGLVSGLLDAGLLGSLEARDRLRRANLADLRPAIDRATACGAITVSRAGANPPTRAEL is encoded by the coding sequence ATGTCCGATCGCCTTCTCGTCGTCGGCGAGGCCCTCGTCGACATCGTCCACCGGGTGGACGGCTCCGTCGACGAGCACCCCGGCGGCTCCCCCGCCAACGTCGCCATCGGGCTCGCGCGGCTGGGGCACCCGGTGGAGTTCGCCACGCAGTTCGGGCGGGACGAGCACGGGGTCATGGTCCGCGCGCACCTGGAGCAGGAGCGGCTGCTGCGGCTGACCGACGGCTCCGCCGAGGCCGAGTCGACGTCGACGGCGCTGGCGCGGCTGGACGCGGGCGGGGCGGCGAGCTACGAGTTCGAGCTGCTGTGGGACGTCGCGCGGGCCCTGGACGAGGCCCCGGTCGGGCACCTGCACACCGGCTCGATCGCGGCCACCCTCGAGCCCGGCGGGTCCGCCGTGGTCGAGGCCGCGCTGCGCGCCCGCGACACCGGCACCGTCTCCTACGACCCCAACGCCCGGCCCACGATCATGGGCTCCCCCGAGGACGTGCGGCAGCGCATCGAGCAGCTCGTGGGGCTGTCCGACGTGGTCAAGGCCAGCGACGAGGACATCGCCTGGCTGTATGCCGGCGCCCAGCCCGAGGAGGTCATGGACCTGTGGGGGCGCCTGGGGCCCGAGCTCGTCGTGGTCACCCGCGGCGGGGGCGGCGCGCTGGCGCTGGTCCCGCGCACCGGGGAGCGGCTCGTGGCCGAGGCCACCCGGGTCGTCGTGGTGGACACGGTGGGCGCCGGCGACGCGTTCATGTCCGGGCTGGTCTCGGGGCTGCTCGACGCCGGGCTGCTCGGCTCCCTCGAGGCCCGGGACCGGCTGCGGCGCGCCAACCTCGCCGACCTGCGGCCCGCCATCGACCGGGCCACGGCGTGCGGCGCCATCACCGTGTCGCGGGCGGGCGCCAACCCGCCGACCCGCGCCGAGCTCTGA
- a CDS encoding DUF4245 family protein → MSSSATTDQPQRPARRNPHLSGTFANMVWSTLAVAAMVLAFYALVVRTDKVERPSVDAHAVVEAERKATGWPLAELTGLEDGWGATVARLAPGADGLRTWQVRYVEDPRYVAVAQTAQASPAWISAQVKDRRAAGAMRVGALPVESYVSGSACTLVRRGPDLTTVVETGETCDRAVAYAQRLSPALR, encoded by the coding sequence ATGAGCTCCAGTGCCACGACCGACCAGCCGCAGCGGCCCGCACGCCGCAACCCCCACCTGTCGGGGACCTTCGCCAACATGGTGTGGTCGACGCTGGCGGTCGCGGCGATGGTGCTGGCGTTCTACGCGCTCGTGGTGCGCACCGACAAGGTCGAGCGTCCGAGCGTCGACGCGCACGCGGTGGTCGAGGCCGAGCGCAAGGCCACGGGGTGGCCGCTCGCGGAGCTGACCGGGCTGGAAGACGGCTGGGGGGCGACGGTGGCGCGGCTCGCGCCGGGCGCCGACGGGCTGCGGACCTGGCAGGTGCGCTACGTCGAGGACCCGCGCTACGTGGCGGTGGCGCAGACGGCGCAGGCGTCCCCGGCCTGGATCTCCGCGCAGGTCAAGGACCGTCGCGCCGCCGGGGCCATGCGGGTGGGGGCGCTGCCGGTCGAGTCCTACGTCTCCGGGAGCGCCTGCACCCTGGTCCGGCGTGGCCCGGACCTGACCACGGTCGTCGAGACCGGCGAGACCTGCGACCGCGCGGTCGCCTACGCCCAGCGGTTGTCGCCGGCCCTGCGCTGA
- a CDS encoding exodeoxyribonuclease VII small subunit: MAEQTPTERPIDELSYEQARDELVSIVAQLEAGQLPLEDSLRLWERGEALAAHCATWLDRAEARLAGDDRPGTPAAPAEGD, translated from the coding sequence ATGGCCGAGCAGACCCCGACCGAGCGCCCCATCGACGAGCTGAGCTACGAGCAGGCGCGGGACGAGCTGGTGTCGATCGTCGCCCAGCTCGAGGCCGGCCAGCTGCCGCTCGAGGACAGCCTGCGGCTCTGGGAGCGCGGCGAGGCCCTCGCGGCGCACTGCGCCACCTGGCTCGACCGGGCCGAGGCGCGCCTTGCCGGGGACGACCGCCCCGGCACGCCCGCCGCACCCGCGGAGGGCGACTGA
- the xseA gene encoding exodeoxyribonuclease VII large subunit, which produces MSTLPERANQTTAEHPWPVRLLSMKIADYVDKMSGLWVEGQVVQLNRRPGAGLVFLTLRDPDVDMSLSVTLPTQILDRMPSPLSDGARVVVQAKPTFWTKRGTLQLEGRQVRAVGVGELLARLEHLKRVLAAEGLFAAERKRPLPFLPRRVGLVCGRASQAEHDVVQNALRRWPATEFEIRRVAVQGSGAVAEVSEAVRELDALREVDVIVIARGGGSVEDLLPFSNEALVRVVSDCFTPVVSAIGHHEDTPLLDHVADWRASTPTDAGRRVVPDLAEQQEIVAAALARLERGVRSYVERERRGLATLRSRPVLARPVTLVEQRRAELDRLLDKATHRVAGSVHRDRARVSGLAGRLRALSPLGTLERGYAVVQHRDGSVVTDREDVQPDELLRVRVTDGDFGVRVLG; this is translated from the coding sequence ATGTCCACCCTGCCCGAGCGCGCCAACCAGACCACGGCGGAGCATCCGTGGCCGGTCCGGCTGCTGTCGATGAAGATCGCGGACTACGTCGACAAGATGTCCGGGCTCTGGGTCGAGGGTCAGGTGGTGCAGCTCAACCGCCGCCCGGGCGCGGGGCTGGTCTTCCTGACCCTGCGCGACCCCGACGTCGACATGTCGCTGTCCGTCACCCTCCCGACCCAGATCCTGGACCGTATGCCGAGCCCGCTGTCCGACGGGGCCCGGGTGGTCGTGCAGGCCAAGCCCACCTTCTGGACCAAGCGCGGCACGCTGCAGCTCGAGGGGCGTCAGGTCAGGGCGGTCGGCGTCGGCGAGCTGCTCGCCCGGCTCGAGCACCTCAAGCGGGTGCTGGCGGCCGAGGGGCTCTTCGCCGCGGAGCGCAAGCGGCCGCTGCCCTTCCTGCCGCGGCGCGTGGGGCTGGTCTGCGGCCGGGCCTCGCAGGCCGAGCACGACGTCGTCCAGAACGCCCTGCGTCGTTGGCCCGCCACGGAGTTCGAGATCCGGCGGGTGGCGGTGCAGGGGTCCGGCGCGGTCGCCGAGGTGAGCGAGGCGGTGCGCGAGCTCGACGCGCTGCGCGAGGTCGACGTCATCGTGATCGCGCGCGGCGGCGGCTCGGTGGAGGACCTGCTGCCCTTCAGCAACGAGGCGCTGGTGCGGGTGGTGTCGGACTGCTTCACGCCCGTGGTCAGCGCGATCGGCCACCACGAGGACACCCCGCTGCTCGACCACGTCGCCGACTGGCGGGCCTCCACCCCGACCGACGCGGGCCGGCGCGTGGTGCCCGACCTCGCCGAGCAGCAGGAGATCGTCGCGGCGGCCCTGGCCCGTCTGGAGCGCGGGGTCCGCAGCTATGTGGAGCGGGAGCGACGCGGCCTCGCGACCCTGCGGTCCCGGCCCGTGCTCGCCCGCCCGGTCACCCTGGTCGAGCAGCGCCGAGCCGAGCTGGATCGGTTGCTGGACAAGGCGACCCACCGCGTGGCGGGGTCGGTGCACCGGGACCGTGCGCGGGTCTCCGGGCTCGCGGGGCGGCTGCGCGCGCTCTCCCCGCTCGGCACCCTCGAGCGTGGGTATGCCGTCGTGCAGCACCGCGACGGCTCCGTCGTCACGGACCGGGAGGACGTGCAGCCGGACGAGCTGCTGCGGGTGCGGGTGACCGACGGCGACTTCGGGGTGCGGGTGCTCGGCTGA
- a CDS encoding 4-hydroxy-3-methylbut-2-enyl diphosphate reductase, which produces MTDSQTDHKRVLLAAPRGYCAGVDRAVVTVEKALELYGPPVYVRKQIVHNKHVVSTLEKRGAIFVDETQEVPEGATVVFSAHGVAPVVHDEASRLQLKTIDATCPLVTKVHREAVRFADEDYDILLIGHEGHEEVVGTSGEAPEHITIVDNPDAVEHVTVRDPDKVVWLSQTTLSVDETMETVRRLREKFPNLQDPPSDDICYATQNRQLAVKQMAADTDLMIVVGSRNSSNSVRLVEVALEHGAQAGYLVDYADEIDEAWLDGVTTVGVTSGASVPEVLVRDVLDWLAERGYGEVQPVVAAEESLLFALPMEIRKELKARGQSDKMRHDAGSLH; this is translated from the coding sequence GTGACTGACTCGCAGACTGACCACAAGCGCGTGCTGCTCGCCGCCCCCCGCGGCTACTGCGCCGGCGTCGACCGGGCGGTCGTCACGGTCGAGAAGGCCCTGGAGCTCTACGGCCCGCCGGTCTACGTGCGCAAGCAGATCGTGCACAACAAGCACGTCGTCTCCACGCTCGAGAAGCGCGGGGCGATCTTCGTCGACGAGACGCAGGAGGTGCCCGAGGGTGCCACCGTCGTCTTCAGCGCCCACGGCGTCGCGCCCGTCGTCCACGACGAGGCGTCCCGGCTGCAGCTGAAGACCATCGACGCGACCTGCCCCCTGGTCACCAAGGTCCACCGGGAGGCGGTGCGGTTCGCCGACGAGGACTACGACATCCTGCTCATCGGCCACGAGGGGCACGAGGAGGTCGTCGGCACCAGCGGCGAGGCGCCCGAGCACATCACGATCGTCGACAACCCCGACGCGGTGGAGCACGTGACGGTGCGCGACCCCGACAAGGTCGTGTGGCTGTCGCAGACCACGCTGTCCGTGGACGAGACGATGGAGACGGTGCGCCGGCTGCGGGAGAAGTTCCCCAACCTGCAGGACCCGCCGAGCGACGACATCTGCTACGCCACGCAGAACCGTCAGCTCGCCGTCAAGCAGATGGCCGCCGACACCGACCTCATGATCGTCGTCGGGTCCCGCAACTCCTCCAACTCGGTGCGGCTCGTCGAGGTCGCGCTGGAGCACGGCGCGCAGGCGGGCTACCTCGTGGACTACGCCGACGAGATCGACGAGGCCTGGCTGGACGGCGTGACCACGGTGGGCGTGACCAGCGGCGCGAGCGTGCCCGAGGTGCTGGTGCGGGACGTGCTCGACTGGCTGGCCGAGCGTGGTTATGGCGAGGTGCAGCCGGTGGTGGCGGCTGAGGAGTCGCTGCTCTTTGCGCTGCCGATGGAGATCCGCAAGGAGCTCAAGGCGCGCGGCCAGTCCGACAAGATGCGCCACGACGCCGGCTCGCTGCACTGA
- the ord gene encoding 2,4-diaminopentanoate dehydrogenase, with protein sequence MGQIRVVQWGLGAMGSGMARLMAAKSGLQLVGGIDSRPDYVGKDLGEVLGIDPLGVTVTDDPSSVLVKDQVDCVVIATTSWVKEQMDDLRTILRAGINCVSIAEEMASPEAQSPELARELDELARDNGVSIIGTGVNPGLSMDMLVVALTAGCHEVTSIEASRVNDLSPYGPTVMRTQGVGLSEEEFLKGVEDGSVDGHIGFPESARMISDALGLGVDRIEQRREPIISTVRRETPHVVVEPGMVAGCKQTLVGYRGDEVVLTLIHPQQVLPELEGQGTGDYITIEGTPRIQMQITPEYAGGTATKGIAVNCVPRIVEATPGLKNMLDIPVPAALMGESAYRRRV encoded by the coding sequence ATGGGGCAGATCAGGGTCGTCCAGTGGGGGCTGGGAGCCATGGGCAGCGGCATGGCCCGGCTCATGGCCGCCAAGAGCGGCCTGCAGCTCGTCGGCGGCATCGACAGCCGCCCTGACTACGTCGGCAAGGACCTCGGCGAGGTCCTCGGCATCGACCCGCTCGGCGTGACGGTGACCGACGACCCCAGCAGCGTGCTCGTCAAGGACCAGGTCGACTGCGTCGTCATCGCGACGACCTCGTGGGTCAAGGAGCAGATGGACGACCTGCGCACCATCCTGCGCGCCGGCATCAACTGCGTGTCCATCGCCGAGGAGATGGCCTCGCCCGAGGCGCAGAGCCCCGAGCTCGCGCGTGAGCTGGACGAGCTGGCCAGGGACAACGGCGTCTCGATCATCGGCACCGGCGTCAACCCGGGTCTGTCGATGGACATGCTGGTCGTCGCGCTCACGGCCGGGTGCCACGAGGTCACGAGCATCGAGGCGTCCCGCGTCAACGACCTGTCGCCATACGGCCCGACCGTGATGCGCACCCAGGGTGTGGGCCTGTCCGAGGAGGAGTTCCTCAAGGGTGTCGAGGACGGCAGCGTGGACGGGCACATCGGGTTCCCGGAGTCGGCGCGGATGATCTCCGACGCGCTCGGGCTCGGCGTGGACCGCATCGAGCAGCGCCGCGAGCCGATCATCTCCACGGTGCGCCGCGAGACGCCGCACGTGGTCGTCGAGCCGGGCATGGTGGCCGGCTGCAAGCAGACGCTGGTCGGCTACCGCGGCGACGAGGTCGTGCTGACCCTGATCCACCCGCAGCAGGTGCTGCCGGAGCTCGAGGGCCAGGGGACCGGGGACTACATCACCATCGAGGGCACCCCGCGCATCCAGATGCAGATCACCCCGGAGTATGCCGGTGGCACGGCCACCAAGGGCATCGCCGTCAACTGCGTCCCGCGCATCGTCGAGGCCACCCCGGGGCTCAAGAACATGCTCGACATCCCCGTCCCGGCGGCGCTGATGGGCGAGTCCGCCTATCGCCGGCGCGTCTGA
- the ortA gene encoding 2-amino-4-oxopentanoate thiolase subunit OrtA, whose translation MSELVPAGAWVEIERVLLQPEQRSPQLPEETRTTPYVLRMSGFLDAEARVGDEVTITSLIGHQHPGTLRLVNPSYEHSFGATVPELLHIGLGEEWR comes from the coding sequence ATGAGTGAGCTCGTCCCGGCCGGCGCCTGGGTGGAGATCGAGCGGGTGCTGCTGCAGCCGGAGCAGCGCTCGCCGCAGCTGCCCGAGGAGACCCGCACGACGCCCTACGTGCTGCGCATGTCCGGCTTCCTCGACGCCGAGGCGCGGGTGGGCGACGAGGTCACGATCACGAGCCTGATCGGGCACCAGCACCCGGGGACGCTGCGGCTGGTCAACCCTTCCTACGAGCACAGCTTCGGGGCGACGGTACCCGAGCTGCTCCACATCGGCCTCGGTGAGGAGTGGCGATGA
- the ortB gene encoding 2-amino-4-oxopentanoate thiolase subunit OrtB — protein sequence MTGTGRDMSYAAVMGRKVEIMRGALGIDYDTYELTPLAFDYDRMMADTGYTLERIAEIQAETKVGGTPLHELRNLTDAVRRISEPGKGARILLKDEAANASGSFKARRASISCYEAKARGYQGVATATSGNYGAGVASQAAMRRLRCIVLQEVFDSHGVGQPEIVEKSRACEAYGAEVQRLSVGPELFYQMLVTLETTGFFNASLYTPFGIRGVETLGAEIGRQVTETYGAPPAAVVVTQAGGGNLTGTARGLREVGCAASTVVACSVDLGGLHMASDVDFNRKSFTTGHTGFGVPFATWPDRTDVPRNAARSLRYMDDYQLVTQGEVFYVTELLTKLEGLERGPAGNTSLTAAVALAAQLGEDETVVVQETEYTGAGKHHNRQLSFARERGIEVVVGDPAGDRPGQRIVIPDRLAQVQGRPQDLDRLRRSYLRNAAKVLDPAAWTDTDVDYVAAETNTAREWVRANLPTTEGS from the coding sequence ATGACGGGCACCGGCCGGGACATGTCCTACGCCGCCGTGATGGGCCGCAAGGTCGAGATCATGCGCGGCGCGCTCGGGATCGACTACGACACCTACGAGCTCACGCCGCTGGCCTTCGACTACGACCGGATGATGGCCGACACCGGATACACCCTCGAGCGGATCGCCGAGATCCAGGCCGAGACCAAGGTGGGCGGCACGCCGCTGCACGAGCTGCGCAACCTCACGGACGCCGTGCGGCGAATCTCCGAGCCGGGCAAGGGCGCTCGCATCCTGCTCAAGGACGAGGCCGCCAACGCGTCCGGCTCCTTCAAGGCGCGGCGGGCGTCGATCTCCTGCTACGAGGCCAAGGCTCGCGGCTACCAGGGCGTGGCCACCGCGACCTCCGGCAACTACGGCGCGGGGGTCGCCTCGCAGGCGGCGATGCGGCGGCTCCGCTGCATCGTGCTGCAGGAGGTCTTCGACTCCCACGGGGTCGGGCAGCCCGAGATCGTCGAGAAGTCCCGTGCCTGCGAGGCGTACGGCGCTGAGGTGCAACGACTCTCGGTCGGCCCGGAGCTCTTCTACCAGATGCTCGTGACGCTGGAGACGACCGGCTTCTTCAACGCCTCGCTCTACACGCCCTTCGGGATCCGCGGGGTCGAGACCCTGGGTGCCGAGATCGGTCGCCAGGTCACCGAGACGTATGGCGCCCCTCCCGCCGCCGTCGTGGTCACCCAGGCCGGTGGGGGCAACCTGACCGGCACCGCCCGGGGGCTGCGCGAGGTCGGGTGTGCCGCAAGCACGGTCGTCGCGTGCTCGGTAGATCTCGGTGGTCTGCACATGGCCTCGGACGTCGACTTCAACCGCAAGTCGTTCACGACGGGCCACACCGGCTTCGGGGTGCCCTTCGCGACCTGGCCGGACCGGACCGACGTGCCGCGCAACGCTGCTCGCAGCCTGCGCTACATGGACGACTACCAGCTGGTGACGCAGGGCGAGGTCTTCTACGTGACCGAGCTGCTCACCAAGCTGGAGGGCCTCGAGCGGGGACCGGCGGGCAACACCAGCCTGACCGCCGCCGTCGCGCTCGCCGCCCAGCTGGGGGAGGACGAGACGGTGGTGGTGCAGGAGACGGAGTACACCGGCGCCGGCAAGCACCACAACCGGCAGCTGTCCTTCGCCCGGGAGCGGGGCATCGAGGTGGTGGTGGGGGACCCGGCCGGTGACCGACCGGGGCAGCGGATCGTCATACCGGACAGGCTCGCTCAGGTGCAGGGCCGTCCGCAGGACCTGGACCGGCTGCGCCGCTCCTATCTCAGGAACGCCGCCAAGGTCCTGGACCCCGCGGCGTGGACCGACACGGACGTCGACTACGTCGCGGCCGAGACCAACACCGCGCGCGAGTGGGTCCGCGCGAATCTCCCCACCACGGAAGGCAGCTGA
- the oraS gene encoding D-ornithine 4,5-aminomutase subunit OraS — translation MTDQDARLARFEQRRTQLDAMSDAQLKDRFWELSHEMMKPVVELARTHTSPSIERSILLRMGIDSVSSHGVVDRIHDKGLLGKGAGHVVLKVAHQLGVDVRAAAAAIAADDTVLDGLFASTPATATGKGA, via the coding sequence ATGACCGATCAGGATGCACGCCTGGCGCGCTTCGAGCAGCGCCGGACGCAGCTGGACGCGATGAGCGACGCCCAGCTCAAGGACCGGTTCTGGGAGCTGAGCCACGAGATGATGAAGCCCGTCGTCGAGCTCGCCCGCACCCACACGAGCCCGTCCATCGAGCGGAGCATCCTGCTGCGCATGGGGATCGACTCGGTGAGCAGCCACGGCGTGGTCGACCGGATCCACGACAAGGGCCTCCTCGGCAAGGGTGCCGGCCATGTCGTCCTCAAGGTCGCGCACCAGCTCGGGGTCGACGTGCGTGCCGCGGCCGCCGCCATCGCCGCCGACGACACCGTCCTGGACGGCCTGTTCGCGTCGACCCCCGCCACCGCGACCGGCAAGGGAGCCTGA
- the oraE gene encoding D-ornithine 4,5-aminomutase subunit OraE produces MTDQLDENVKLDIEDILSDLESYRPRRKGWVWREVPAEGVDLGPFHYRDMATPLAKSLGLPASKYFGGIDPQPKCVVTTEIASGRFEDDIRRMRMAAWHGADHLMVIRTTGQSHIDGLLEGTPEGIGGVPITRKQIRASRKACDLIEDEVGRPINFHSYVSGVAGPEVAVLFAEEGINGAHQDPQYNVLYRNVNMYRSFVDAAEAKKVMSGAGIFQIDGAHNANATAKAGWLVMPELMVQHGINSAFSVMVGMPTELIGLSTVPPNSSPAPKLWYDLPYAVALRDFFSDFKMRAQQNTRYIEADIEEAVRTHTIDTLISMLTRADIQSTITPDEGRNVPWHYNNVRGLQTVKQTWSGLDGINELLGLKHDGPLGEMVRDLKVRSVAFLEEAIEQGGYFAAVEKGFFVDSAKYPERNGDGIARDGQGGVGAGSIVERDEDYFAPVSCHFGDNHIPDFVHELVGRRVERPEDAIGGDTLSDPDKIVYIDELDPEDSADARLEATKPYRTGGMIKPEAEWAGDGTVLIQLFVPEAEDIADVYAVEMAKQMGLQDPEVVNLQPMHPSEGTFVEVKGKVAFAIDRSTLKIPEKEVMLPEEELREAVGAVGLRVVAGTVGEDEHSVGLREILDIKHGGIEKYGVKYDYLGTSVPLGKIVDAAIETGAHAILISTIISHNDVHRTMMRKLEELCREKGIRDRVVLIAGGTQVNREMAAETGLDATFGRGTKGIHVVNAMVKTLRARGQV; encoded by the coding sequence ATGACCGACCAGCTCGACGAGAACGTCAAGCTCGACATCGAGGACATCCTGTCCGACCTGGAGTCCTACCGCCCGCGCCGCAAGGGCTGGGTGTGGCGCGAGGTGCCGGCCGAGGGCGTCGACCTGGGGCCGTTCCACTACCGCGACATGGCGACCCCGCTGGCCAAGAGCCTGGGCCTGCCGGCGAGCAAGTACTTCGGGGGCATCGACCCGCAGCCCAAGTGCGTCGTGACGACCGAGATCGCGAGCGGCCGCTTCGAGGACGACATCCGCCGCATGCGGATGGCCGCGTGGCACGGGGCCGACCACCTCATGGTGATCCGCACGACGGGGCAGTCGCACATCGACGGGCTGCTCGAGGGCACGCCGGAGGGCATCGGTGGAGTCCCCATCACCCGCAAGCAGATCCGCGCGTCCCGCAAGGCCTGCGACCTGATCGAGGACGAGGTCGGGCGCCCGATCAACTTCCACTCCTACGTGTCCGGCGTGGCCGGGCCCGAGGTGGCTGTCCTCTTCGCCGAGGAGGGCATCAACGGCGCCCACCAGGACCCGCAGTACAACGTGCTCTACCGCAACGTCAACATGTACCGCTCCTTCGTCGACGCGGCGGAGGCCAAGAAGGTCATGAGCGGGGCCGGGATCTTCCAGATCGACGGCGCGCACAACGCCAACGCGACCGCCAAGGCCGGGTGGCTGGTCATGCCCGAGCTGATGGTGCAGCACGGCATCAACAGCGCCTTCTCGGTGATGGTCGGCATGCCCACCGAGCTGATCGGGCTGTCGACCGTGCCGCCCAACAGCTCGCCCGCCCCCAAGCTCTGGTACGACCTGCCCTACGCCGTCGCGCTGCGAGACTTCTTCTCCGACTTCAAGATGCGGGCCCAGCAGAACACCCGCTACATCGAGGCGGACATCGAGGAGGCCGTGCGCACGCACACCATCGACACCCTCATCTCGATGCTGACGCGCGCCGACATCCAGTCGACGATCACGCCCGACGAGGGCCGCAACGTGCCCTGGCACTACAACAACGTGCGCGGCCTGCAGACCGTCAAGCAGACCTGGAGCGGGCTGGACGGGATCAACGAGCTGCTCGGCCTCAAGCACGACGGCCCGCTCGGGGAGATGGTGCGCGACCTCAAGGTGCGGTCGGTGGCCTTCCTGGAGGAGGCCATCGAGCAGGGCGGCTACTTCGCGGCGGTGGAGAAGGGCTTCTTCGTCGACTCGGCGAAGTACCCCGAGCGCAACGGCGACGGCATCGCCCGCGACGGCCAGGGCGGCGTGGGCGCCGGGTCCATCGTGGAGCGCGACGAGGACTACTTCGCTCCGGTGTCCTGCCACTTCGGCGACAACCACATCCCGGACTTCGTGCACGAGCTCGTCGGGCGCCGGGTCGAGCGTCCCGAGGACGCGATCGGCGGCGACACCCTGTCCGACCCCGACAAGATCGTCTACATCGACGAGCTCGACCCGGAGGACTCCGCCGACGCTCGGCTGGAGGCGACCAAGCCCTACCGCACCGGCGGGATGATCAAGCCGGAGGCTGAGTGGGCGGGCGACGGGACGGTGCTGATCCAGCTCTTCGTGCCCGAGGCCGAGGACATCGCCGACGTGTATGCCGTCGAGATGGCCAAGCAGATGGGGCTGCAGGACCCCGAGGTGGTCAACCTGCAGCCGATGCACCCCTCGGAGGGCACCTTCGTCGAGGTCAAGGGCAAGGTGGCCTTCGCCATCGACCGGTCCACGCTGAAGATCCCCGAGAAGGAGGTCATGCTCCCCGAGGAGGAGCTGCGCGAGGCCGTCGGCGCGGTCGGGCTGCGGGTCGTTGCCGGCACCGTCGGCGAGGACGAGCATAGCGTGGGCCTGCGCGAGATCCTCGACATCAAGCACGGCGGCATCGAGAAGTACGGCGTGAAGTACGACTACCTCGGCACGTCGGTGCCGCTCGGCAAGATCGTCGACGCGGCCATCGAGACGGGGGCGCACGCCATACTCATCAGCACGATCATCAGTCACAACGACGTGCACCGGACGATGATGCGCAAGCTCGAGGAGCTGTGCCGGGAGAAGGGGATCCGGGACCGCGTGGTGCTGATCGCCGGCGGGACGCAGGTCAACCGCGAGATGGCCGCCGAGACCGGGCTCGACGCGACCTTCGGGCGCGGCACCAAGGGCATCCACGTCGTCAACGCCATGGTCAAGACGCTGCGGGCGCGCGGCCAGGTCTGA